A genomic segment from Gilvibacter sp. SZ-19 encodes:
- a CDS encoding tryptophan 2,3-dioxygenase family protein produces the protein MDEKLQDQLQKLQEKFKNSGQDMNSYLDGLLYDKYLTYWDYIHLDTLLSLQIPRTYFPDEEIFIAYHQITELYFKLIIHEQKQIIDDKLQQADFFTKRLERINRYFRILIDSFDVMIRGMEKEQFLKFRMSLLPASGFQSAQYRMIEFYSTPMEHLVHVSLRDQYSEADSIEDMYEQIYWKRGATDLETQSKTLTLKQFEFRYTPRFIRIMNEVKGQTLYHKYLALPESEKNNQALINELRKFDVNANVNWLLMHMGAAFRYLHKEGQTVLATGGTNWKEFLPPSFQKIHYFPNLWSPEEKENWGREWVTHAYNSAKTKQH, from the coding sequence ATGGACGAAAAACTACAAGACCAACTACAGAAATTACAAGAGAAGTTCAAGAACTCTGGGCAGGATATGAATTCCTATCTAGATGGCTTGCTCTATGACAAGTATTTGACCTATTGGGATTATATCCACCTAGACACGCTTCTGAGTTTACAGATTCCGCGCACCTATTTTCCGGACGAGGAGATCTTTATTGCCTATCACCAGATCACCGAACTGTATTTTAAGCTCATTATTCATGAGCAAAAGCAGATCATTGACGATAAATTGCAACAGGCGGACTTTTTCACCAAGCGTTTGGAACGTATCAATCGTTACTTCAGGATCCTCATTGATTCTTTCGACGTGATGATACGTGGGATGGAAAAGGAGCAGTTCCTAAAGTTTCGCATGTCACTTTTACCCGCCAGTGGATTTCAATCGGCTCAGTACCGCATGATCGAATTCTACAGTACGCCGATGGAGCATTTGGTACATGTGTCCTTGAGAGATCAGTACTCAGAAGCAGATTCCATTGAGGATATGTACGAACAGATCTATTGGAAGCGCGGCGCAACAGACCTAGAAACCCAGAGCAAAACTTTGACCCTAAAACAGTTCGAGTTTCGGTATACCCCGCGCTTTATTCGAATCATGAATGAGGTTAAAGGGCAGACCCTATACCACAAGTATTTGGCCTTGCCGGAATCAGAAAAAAATAATCAAGCGCTTATAAACGAATTGCGAAAATTCGACGTTAACGCTAATGTCAATTGGTTACTCATGCATATGGGTGCGGCATTTAGGTACCTGCACAAAGAAGGGCAAACGGTCTTGGCAACCGGGGGAACCAATTGGAAAGAATTTCTTCCACCAAGTTTTCAGAAAATCCATTATTTTCCTAATCTTTGGAGTCCTGAAGAGAAGGAGAATTGGGGGCGTGAGTGGGTTACTCATGCTTATAACAGCGCAAAAACCAAACAACATTGA